The sequence below is a genomic window from Oreochromis niloticus isolate F11D_XX linkage group LG3, O_niloticus_UMD_NMBU, whole genome shotgun sequence.
AATTGGTTGTGTCGGAGACATTTTGACACAAATACATTAACTCAGCCCAACAACAGGTTGTTTAGTGTGCCAAAGTTTGTGGCTCTGGGAGAAATGGCAAGAATAAAAACCTGTGCAATTCTAAAAGAACCGCCATCCAGGTCCAACATGAAGACCTGTAAGTGGTGCTGTCAGCATTGGTTAACTTCCATTGATAAGTTCATGGAGGCATAATCTACAAGCATAATGAGGTGTTGTATGAATTAGGGACATGAATCTCTTTAAAATTGCAATCCTCCAAGTTATTACTTACTTATTAAATGGAAATTTTTGACGTGTTGGTGGCATTTGATGAAAAGGCTAAAAACATTACGTACCAGGCCACCAACCAGCCTGCTCACCAACATTGTCATCTGGGAAATGTTGCTGCTAGCACAGCTGAAATGATTCAGATGACTGTAAACTAGGGCTGGGCCACATCATACCGTTCATTGTAATACCGGTATAACgttaggcaatgataagaaaatgaaatatcgcgataggatatgggtaaaacgtgcatgtgcagtgcctttgttttcatacgcacatggcggaaaaagcatggcggcgacagagaatgagaagggcAAAAGCGGATTGttgaataaaacaaatgaaccagaactggtttgtaaaaatgctgcaacttcattggagtggaactggtttggctttcTTCCGTCAAATACACACCAAAGTAcattttttggtagagcatgcaagCTGGCCGTCGTTCTTACCGTGTTTTTCGGAAAATAAAgcgcacttaaaatcaatcctttgattttctcaaaaatcgatagtgcggagtgatacgtactgtgcttcaacataatattactgtattgtgtgtgtataacctctttttaagttttgtggatatgcTGAGGTtgtgctgaggatatgtcggccaatttccactggaaatgccttttggttaaactgtctgCAAGAAATTTGCATtttcactgttacatttttatatagctttaatgcacataaaaacagctgcttgtttaagtgaaaatacactgatggggttttttgcactaataaagttgtggagttgtaaagtatgtTGTCTCGCAGCAAtcatatcgtcagttatatcgttatcgcaaattttcaaatatatatcgtgataaatatttttggccatattgcccTGCCCTACTGTAATCTGCCActgctgtggttgtggttgtgttTGATTAAATATAGGTACAAAAACTGTTGCAACAATCGTCATGTTGTCACAGTTAAAAGAAACCAGTGTCTAGTGTCCTTTGCTTTACTGTGACAAAGTTACACTCTTTTTGCCTTTGTAGGATTTTGTGAGCAAAGATTCCAGTTAGATTACTCTGCATATAATAATTCATGGCATTTCTTTGTGTCTATGaatttcaagacttttgtgGCCATAGTCCAACTTCTCACTTGTTTTGGATGCATGCAGTTCTCTATCGCTACCGTTTTGTATGAATAAAGATTCAAAGACAAGtataaaatacatttgtgtATAAAATTTACACTGAGTTTTGTTTCTGAGCattaagatttttttgtttactcATTCACTTTCTCATAATAGCTGTTGTTTAATCTTAGATATGGTCACTTGTCAAGAGTCTGAGAAAAAAACCTCACGTAAGTATAAAATTAGCACTTCTTTACCAATTTGCCTCCTGTGCATGCCATCattattttctctctcattATTCTTTTGCAGCCAGCTCTTCAAGAAAAGTTGAGTCTGAACAGGATGAGTTCAAGATCAATATTCACAGGTTTCTTGATCAAGAAAAAGAGTCGACCCCTCATTACACCGTAACCAAGAGTGAGACTCTAGAGGAATCGGGCCTGGCTACGGAGGCAAAACCCCCCAAACTTCCCTCTTTCATGGTCCAACCAGTTGAAGggaacaaaaacacattcattCCACTCTTATCTTTTTTGGACGGCCGAGACTACGAAGTAGAGTTTGGCATTCTGTATGGACTGAGTTCTGAAAAACTTGCCTCCTCCACTTTCACTGGTCACTGTGATGAGGATGAACTGATTGGCTTTCTGGGTGTTGCCAGGGAGACAGCCAGGAAGAAACACCTTTTCTGGTCACAAACTCGTTTATGCTTCCTGTTGGGGAAGCTCTGTGTAGGTAGGTCAAAGTTCAATCAAGCCCAGGTTTACTTTGAGGAAACTCTCAGTGTCCCAAGAGAAGGCTTCACAGACCTCAGACTGCTGGCCAGCATCTTCTCCAACCTTGCTGCAATATATCTTCTgcagaaaaatacagaaagttTCTTTGCTGTGACAGAACGACTTGTTGCCTTACTAATAGGAATCCCAGATTGTCTGAAAAGCTTAGAGGACAACTCTTCTCTTAAATACATGCTCAAGAAAGCTATCCTCTCTCACAACAAAATGGCAGAAGCTCGGGCTTGTCTGCTATTGGCAAAGCACCACTGGACTTCTGCTATGGGAGCTCAAGTTGTTCCTTATCTGGAAAGGCTACTCATTCTTTGTGATGAAGCTCAAAGACCATGGAGGATCTCTCCCAGTCATGGATATCTGGCACTGGGAAAGCTTTACAGTGAACTTCACCGTCCCCACCTCAGTGCCAGTTCAGTCAGGAGAGCTTCCCTGCTGCCCTCTGCCACGCTCTCTGACTGTCTTGGCAGTATGGTATTACTTTTGGACAGTGTCGCTGAACAAGAAACCCCCATTCCACCTCAGATGGCTCCATATTTGCGCAAAGCTCTTGCTTTTACAAAGCTCCAAAGTAGAGAGAGAAACCATTaccacattttgagccaccAGCTCACTGTTTGTCTTTGCCAACTCTATTGCAAACACAAGATGACGGGACATGCGATTTGCCATATGGAGGCTCTCATCAACAACAGTCCTTCGAGGCAAGTTTATGTCTCTGTTTCAGAAAGAAAAGGTTTTCTCATCTGGCTGGCGTGGCTTCACATTGACAACAGTCAGTCTGCACTTGCTTTGGACATACTGGAATCAATTCTGGcttctatgccagaacactgcACAACTCCTCAGGAAGGTGAGGGTGTTTCTATAAATtggattaaaattaaaatgattaaaatgcattaaaaaaacctCCCAAAAAGTTCCAGAGTGTGACCGACAATCTCAGCATTCTTGTTTCCTTTATCACTACCGCTTATTATAGCTTAAGgaattttaaagtgttttttagtTTTCACCCAAATTTTCACAGATGACCTTCAGTTTAAGATTTGCTTCTGCAAATGTCCTTTACAACAAGTTGGCTGTAAAGCCCCGTAAACAGGAAGTGGTATCAtatgttattcattttttatatttttgatcACAGATCTGTATGGAATATCTCTTCCTGAGTTTTCATTCCCAAAATATGTCATTCGACCTTAAGAGACTGGAACAGGCAAAGCTGTGTGTGCTGAGCTGTTTAGCTTCTTCATTTTGTCTTCAAACTatactttgttttaaaattgCAGCTCATATTTCAAAGTTGTAATGTGCTGTTTCACACTCTTAAATGTAGTTATAAACCGAGGTCTATCTCAAAGTCTGATAACACACAACAAATAGTTAAACTTCAGGAATGTCTtgaagacataaagacctggatgagctctaatttcctgcttctaaattcagatcaaactgaggttattgtactcggccctgaaaatgtTTGAAACATTTTTAGTAACCAGACGCTTACTCTGGATGTTGTTAcgttggcctccagtaacagtCATTTTTCACCAGGATTTATCCGTCAATGCGTGTATTAAATATGTAtaacttttttccatttgtacaatatctctaaaattagaaatattctgtctcagagtgatgatgataaacttgttcatgcttttattacttCTAGACTGCACTACTGTAATTCATCATTATCAGAATGTCCTAAAATTCCCTGAAAAGCATTGAGTTCATCTAAAATGACACCCTTTGTCCTTTTATTTAGTCAgaactggatcaggtgaccctgaatccttccttagttatgctgcaattgGCCTCGGAGTGTTTCTGCTTCACACTTATGCATCACTCGGCATTTAATGATTAGTTAATATTCATCTCTGGCTGTCTTCCACATCTTCATTCAGAGTTACTTCAGAGTTTAACCACAGCTTTGCACAAATAACTATTTTGGTATCTGGGATTTTGACTTTTATATATCAGGGTTACTAACTCCTTTTGTTATATATATTACATACAGCTGAAACTTTTAACTAAAGAAAGTGGTCAACTTTAGAAAGACTTGGACTTCTGACTGATTAATAAAACTATGTGGAGTGTACTGTAGGATCAAGATTTGGCAAACAGgcatttcttaaatgttaaaGTAAATTTCTTTAATGCAATACAAAGGTGTGGTTCTCAACATGCGGGGCGTGGCACTTCGATGTATGGGTGATGTTCGGAGGGCAGCAGAGAGCTACCAGGCTGCTATTGACATCTGCCAACAGTTTGAAGATATGCCAAACGGGGCCGTAGCTCAGGCCAATCTAGGTAAGCTAGAATATCCTACTGTGCATAAATGTTTCGTTCCAACTATGTTATGACTCTTTCTCATCTTCATAAAGGGTTGTTGTGTCTGAAGGCTGGAGCAAAAACACTAGCAGAGAGGCATCTGTCTGAGGCAGTTCAACTTTTCTCTGAGCTCAGTGAAGAAAGCAATGTGGAAAACTTTATCCCCGTATTGATGGAGCTGGGAAAGTATTATGTGAAGCAACAGCAGCTGGACTATGGGAAAGGATGCTATGAGTGGGCTCTGCTTCTGGCAATCAATGCTAACTTATTAGAGTGTAAGTATGAATGTCACATAACCATAGCAGTATGTTCATCTTATATTCTGTGTTAAAACggtccttttttctctctgtcactTCGCCAGACGAGCTCAGTGTAACAAGATGTCTGTGTCGTCTGTATGAGTGTAAGATTCCAAACCAGGTTCAGTGGATAATCTACAGTCAGCACCAAGTCCAGCTGCTGAGACGCACCGGATACAGAGAACAGGAGGGAGAAGCACTGGAAGCAATCAGCCAGATCTACCTTTCTATTGGCACAGAACAGTATGTGCATTTAGAATTGCAGTATGACTGGAATATGACATTCACTCACTTTTATGCAGTAGCAAAGTACAGTGTTTTGTGGTTTAGATCAGATCGGgactgaaagctgaaggctccaGCAGtttgagagcaaagtgctctatttGAGTGTTACGGTACTattgaggtctttaagataagacgAGGCCTGATTATTCCAGACCTTTCTTTGAGGAGAAGAATTTAAAACACTACTGTCATGTTACTTTCACAGtgctaaatgtattttgccCAGTGCTGGCTTAGAAtatttttgtttcgttttttcATTCTACAGAACTCAAAAGGGATCTATATACATTATAATTTCACTTATACCGCTCGCCCCTCTTTTATCCTTCAAGttcaggtcctctaccagaggcctgggagcttgagggtactgtgcagtatcttagctgttcctaggactgcactcttctggacagagatctcggatGTCATTCCTggaatctgctggagccacttgcctaGCTTAGGGGGTCACTGACCCGAGTTCTCCGATGACCACGGGGACCATGGTTGTCTTattctgcttgtccaccactactatATTTGGTTGGTTAGCCATCGCCAGTTTGTATGACTGTATCTGTAGGTCTGTATTCTTATCTCAGCCATTTTCAACCACCCTAGGGATGTATCCCATTTTGAACTTGGGACTTCCAAgctatgccctgcctgctagcgtCTTGCACcttgctgttatgtgctggattgccACAGGGGCATCTTTGCACAGCAAGGTATTTTATGACCGGCAGGCCAATCTTGTTTTTCCCATTCAACTGACCTTGTGCAGGTACCTTCTGCGTACATCATCTAGCCACACCTGAAGACTTTAGTCATAGACATGGACTTTACACTTCAATGCAAGGAGTCTTGTCCCTAAACTAGATGTGTTCAAGACTTTGTTCATAACTACTAAACCTGATATAGTGATTGTCTCAGAGTCCTGGGTAAAACCAAcgataaat
It includes:
- the sh3tc1 gene encoding SH3 domain and tetratricopeptide repeat-containing protein 1 isoform X4, whose translation is MLRGKLCMLEADSSEVNTLFKELSAHLISISSERKAIYVMFTTFEEIWKFTTYYKIGFLRHCMENLLLDQMFWLSSLKDDFAVEVTIQEETLNLFYRGILLQEGSLFASCSASQMFDSSTSGGDLYLEQGDIAQFEPPFLGSGWTVLCLADGARGTAPRPALEPVIPFHQWFLKSCAESILVGDGKSTCDFPLHFARGTCLATKEYDAEGPDELSVSPGDRITIVGFLVPCFDWFTGKKEATGEIGLVKTSLVKPSTDAYDSAEIFLDEEDWIFSILQEEKVIEESIAKLKKKSHNDIGHNYKLDMVTCQESEKKTSPSSSRKVESEQDEFKINIHRFLDQEKESTPHYTVTKSETLEESGLATEAKPPKLPSFMVQPVEGNKNTFIPLLSFLDGRDYEVEFGILYGLSSEKLASSTFTGHCDEDELIGFLGVARETARKKHLFWSQTRLCFLLGKLCVGRSKFNQAQVYFEETLSVPREGFTDLRLLASIFSNLAAIYLLQKNTESFFAVTERLVALLIGIPDCLKSLEDNSSLKYMLKKAILSHNKMAEARACLLLAKHHWTSAMGAQVVPYLERLLILCDEAQRPWRISPSHGYLALGKLYSELHRPHLSASSVRRASLLPSATLSDCLGSMVLLLDSVAEQETPIPPQMAPYLRKALAFTKLQSRERNHYHILSHQLTVCLCQLYCKHKMTGHAICHMEALINNSPSRQVYVSVSERKGFLIWLAWLHIDNSQSALALDILESILASMPEHCTTPQEGVVLNMRGVALRCMGDVRRAAESYQAAIDICQQFEDMPNGAVAQANLGLLCLKAGAKTLAERHLSEAVQLFSELSEESNVENFIPVLMELGKYYVKQQQLDYGKGCYEWALLLAINANLLEYELSVTRCLCRLYECKIPNQVQWIIYSQHQVQLLRRTGYREQEGEALEAISQIYLSIGTEQAYRAALDYTKTSLGIFIDLGCKEKEAYGWLQAGKIYQLLGQIELVDIYVQAAQDVALSTGDTSFILKLLETAGDIFFDSCQDRDKAVIFYRDRALPIAVKSNSIHSKLRLCNKLAEVMFCLKLYGEAVEFAHIAADISKSLGERLNERVAYHRLGSLYHCLKQYELAEHYYLKTLTLCPTPLQFDEEPLYYVRLYQTLGDIIFTDLKDPFDAAGYYHLALAAAMDLGNKKSQLQLCTQLATIYHNFIIDRERSLFFYQKARGFAAELNAKRINISPGQQYSSAQYKNIGQ
- the sh3tc1 gene encoding SH3 domain and tetratricopeptide repeat-containing protein 1 isoform X3, with the protein product MLRGKLCVLEADSSEVNTLFKELSAHLISISSERKAIYVMFTTFEEIWKFTTYYKIGFLRHCMENLLLDQMFWLSSLKDDFAVEVTIQEETLNLFYRGILLQEGSLFASCSASQMFDSSTSGGDLYLEQGDIAQFEPPFLGSGWTVLCLADGARGTAPRPALEPVIPFHQWFLKSCAESILVGDGKSTCDFPLHFARGTCLATKEYDAEGPDELSVSPGDRITIVGFLVPCFDWFTGKKEATGEIGLVKTSLVKPSTDAYDSAEIFLDEEDWIFSILQEEKVIEESIAKLKKKSHNDIGHNYKLDMVTCQESEKKTSPSSSRKVESEQDEFKINIHRFLDQEKESTPHYTVTKSETLEESGLATEAKPPKLPSFMVQPVEGNKNTFIPLLSFLDGRDYEVEFGILYGLSSEKLASSTFTGHCDEDELIGFLGVARETARKKHLFWSQTRLCFLLGKLCVGRSKFNQAQVYFEETLSVPREGFTDLRLLASIFSNLAAIYLLQKNTESFFAVTERLVALLIGIPDCLKSLEDNSSLKYMLKKAILSHNKMAEARACLLLAKHHWTSAMGAQVVPYLERLLILCDEAQRPWRISPSHGYLALGKLYSELHRPHLSASSVRRASLLPSATLSDCLGSMVLLLDSVAEQETPIPPQMAPYLRKALAFTKLQSRERNHYHILSHQLTVCLCQLYCKHKMTGHAICHMEALINNSPSRQVYVSVSERKGFLIWLAWLHIDNSQSALALDILESILASMPEHCTTPQEGVVLNMRGVALRCMGDVRRAAESYQAAIDICQQFEDMPNGAVAQANLGLLCLKAGAKTLAERHLSEAVQLFSELSEESNVENFIPVLMELGKYYVKQQQLDYGKGCYEWALLLAINANLLEYELSVTRCLCRLYECKIPNQVQWIIYSQHQVQLLRRTGYREQEGEALEAISQIYLSIGTEQAYRAALDYTKTSLGIFIDLGCKEKEAYGWLQAGKIYQLLGQIELVDIYVQAAQDVALSTGDTSFILKLLETAGDIFFDSCQDRDKAVIFYRDRALPIAVKSNSIHSKLRLCNKLAEVMFCLKLYGEAVEFAHIAADISKSLGERLNERVAYHRLGSLYHCLKQYELAEHYYLKTLTLCPTPLQFDEEPLYYVRLYQTLGDIIFTDLKDPFDAAGYYHLALAAAMDLGNKKSQLQLCTQLATIYHNFIIDRERSLFFYQKARGFAAELNAKRINISPGQQYSSAQYKNIGQ
- the sh3tc1 gene encoding SH3 domain and tetratricopeptide repeat-containing protein 1 isoform X5; the protein is MLARSERDSWSHKYRRQLSTDVQQYRHMTEILHRSSGMAVHGLSGDAVSLKGTLSAYEENFPIALPVLLDVVRGPDHLPADEKSQEMLRGKLCVLEADSSEVNTLFKELSAHLISISSERKAIYVMFTTFEEIWKFTTYYKIGFLRHCMENLLLDQMFWLSSLKDDFAVEVTIQEETLNLFYRGILLQEGSLFASCSASQMFDSSTSGGDLYLEQGDIAQFEPPFLGSGWTVLCLADGARGTAPRPALEPVIPFHQWFLKSCAESILVGDGKSTCDFPLHFDMVTCQESEKKTSPSSSRKVESEQDEFKINIHRFLDQEKESTPHYTVTKSETLEESGLATEAKPPKLPSFMVQPVEGNKNTFIPLLSFLDGRDYEVEFGILYGLSSEKLASSTFTGHCDEDELIGFLGVARETARKKHLFWSQTRLCFLLGKLCVGRSKFNQAQVYFEETLSVPREGFTDLRLLASIFSNLAAIYLLQKNTESFFAVTERLVALLIGIPDCLKSLEDNSSLKYMLKKAILSHNKMAEARACLLLAKHHWTSAMGAQVVPYLERLLILCDEAQRPWRISPSHGYLALGKLYSELHRPHLSASSVRRASLLPSATLSDCLGSMVLLLDSVAEQETPIPPQMAPYLRKALAFTKLQSRERNHYHILSHQLTVCLCQLYCKHKMTGHAICHMEALINNSPSRQVYVSVSERKGFLIWLAWLHIDNSQSALALDILESILASMPEHCTTPQEGVVLNMRGVALRCMGDVRRAAESYQAAIDICQQFEDMPNGAVAQANLGLLCLKAGAKTLAERHLSEAVQLFSELSEESNVENFIPVLMELGKYYVKQQQLDYGKGCYEWALLLAINANLLEYELSVTRCLCRLYECKIPNQVQWIIYSQHQVQLLRRTGYREQEGEALEAISQIYLSIGTEQAYRAALDYTKTSLGIFIDLGCKEKEAYGWLQAGKIYQLLGQIELVDIYVQAAQDVALSTGDTSFILKLLETAGDIFFDSCQDRDKAVIFYRDRALPIAVKSNSIHSKLRLCNKLAEVMFCLKLYGEAVEFAHIAADISKSLGERLNERVAYHRLGSLYHCLKQYELAEHYYLKTLTLCPTPLQFDEEPLYYVRLYQTLGDIIFTDLKDPFDAAGYYHLALAAAMDLGNKKSQLQLCTQLATIYHNFIIDRERSLFFYQKARGFAAELNAKRINISPGQQYSSAQYKNIGQ
- the sh3tc1 gene encoding SH3 domain and tetratricopeptide repeat-containing protein 1 isoform X6, whose amino-acid sequence is MFDSSTSGGDLYLEQGDIAQFEPPFLGSGWTVLCLADGARGTAPRPALEPVIPFHQWFLKSCAESILVGDGKSTCDFPLHFARGTCLATKEYDAEGPDELSVSPGDRITIVGFLVPCFDWFTGKKEATGEIGLVKTSLVKPSTDAYDSAEIFLDEEDWIFSILQEEKVIEESIAKLKKKSHNDIGHNYKLDMVTCQESEKKTSPSSSRKVESEQDEFKINIHRFLDQEKESTPHYTVTKSETLEESGLATEAKPPKLPSFMVQPVEGNKNTFIPLLSFLDGRDYEVEFGILYGLSSEKLASSTFTGHCDEDELIGFLGVARETARKKHLFWSQTRLCFLLGKLCVGRSKFNQAQVYFEETLSVPREGFTDLRLLASIFSNLAAIYLLQKNTESFFAVTERLVALLIGIPDCLKSLEDNSSLKYMLKKAILSHNKMAEARACLLLAKHHWTSAMGAQVVPYLERLLILCDEAQRPWRISPSHGYLALGKLYSELHRPHLSASSVRRASLLPSATLSDCLGSMVLLLDSVAEQETPIPPQMAPYLRKALAFTKLQSRERNHYHILSHQLTVCLCQLYCKHKMTGHAICHMEALINNSPSRQVYVSVSERKGFLIWLAWLHIDNSQSALALDILESILASMPEHCTTPQEGVVLNMRGVALRCMGDVRRAAESYQAAIDICQQFEDMPNGAVAQANLGLLCLKAGAKTLAERHLSEAVQLFSELSEESNVENFIPVLMELGKYYVKQQQLDYGKGCYEWALLLAINANLLEYELSVTRCLCRLYECKIPNQVQWIIYSQHQVQLLRRTGYREQEGEALEAISQIYLSIGTEQAYRAALDYTKTSLGIFIDLGCKEKEAYGWLQAGKIYQLLGQIELVDIYVQAAQDVALSTGDTSFILKLLETAGDIFFDSCQDRDKAVIFYRDRALPIAVKSNSIHSKLRLCNKLAEVMFCLKLYGEAVEFAHIAADISKSLGERLNERVAYHRLGSLYHCLKQYELAEHYYLKTLTLCPTPLQFDEEPLYYVRLYQTLGDIIFTDLKDPFDAAGYYHLALAAAMDLGNKKSQLQLCTQLATIYHNFIIDRERSLFFYQKARGFAAELNAKRINISPGQQYSSAQYKNIGQ